From Plasmodium coatneyi strain Hackeri chromosome 7, complete sequence:
atacatatacatatatatagcatatatacatatgtatatatatagacatatatatataaatatatatatgtatgtaatacatatttccattatttccttcttcttatttcAGTATCATCTTATACCTTTTGGAATAAAGAACACCCTCTTCGGTGGGAATAACAACAGAAACAATAATAGAAGcagaaacagaagaagggaaagaagatcAGTTGATCATCATTTTGATGTATCCACAGAGAACAGTTCAACATTCGATTCAACGGACATTTCCACAATAGGAGACTGGTCAACAACATCATCATCTACCATCAACAGAACGAACAgaggaagagcaaataataataaaagacaACGACGAAAAGCGAATATTAGTTACCAAAacatgtaatgtaacaccatCGTATGTAGAACGTCACATGTAATATTAAATGTAATATACCCCCCCGAGAGGGAGCACAAATAAGCGCAAAGTTCATAAAGCATGAACAATAAAAAGaccgttcctttttttttcttttcctcccttcccttccccttctcttcttatttcccctttttgaaacTTAAAAccggaaaaataaataaataaaaaaaagggaataacatcgtactaattttttaaaagtgtattataaatatacactctaaaaaaaaaaaaacaaagataGGAAGGATGTTCTATTGTATGAAATATAATAAGTAttcaaaaagggaaggaaagaggggaagaaggggtAGAACCTCGGATGGGAATCTCAAATAatggtatatacataatataatatgcacatattcccgccatatatatatataaaccaCACAATATGTAAATTAAagaatattaataatttctATGAATAATAGTAAAGCACGTTCCAATAATGCATACTGAAGTTtccatatggaaaaaaaaaaaaaaaaaaaaaggtgaaggaagtaaaaatgaaaaatctATAGCACACACGCTCAAagaattttctcctcctcaaaTTTTTCAGcttaaaaagaggaagaaaacaaatgaaaaaaaaaagaatcggGCAATGAGTAAAATGTTGTTATCGCGAAATCATAAACAACAAGGAGAATGGTTCACtataattaatattattataaatatacatatatacttttcTGTATTTAATTTATGCATTACCATGCAACTATATTTCTCCTTATATATACTATATTagcatatttctttcttcattcattccATAGATATGTACAATCCCTCCCCATTTACTACATATATTGAGcagtatgcacatatgcataaaggaaaaaagggaaggtgaAGTATTACGTGCATGTTGAACTGCtcattacatacatatgtatattaataattattaattagtaataattattaataattactAATACTTAATAATTAGTAATagttattaataattttttttttaataattcattcttttttaataatactAAAATGGAAGTTTGGTGTACACaactgaaaattttttcacctaaggaaagaaaaattgcacactCCCTTATATACAGAgtaatggaaatatataaataataacatacatGCTCctgatacatatatgtaggtaatgtgttgctgctgccgcttgaaaattttatatacaacatatattattgaaaaaacaaaaaaaatatcaaactTACAATCATAAAACATTCcaaattatacatacatacacaacaGAAAAATCTATACACAAAAACAATGACAATGGACAGTCAAGACTttgaggaagaggaagtactatgcacattccattttccttcctattcaaaaatgaacatatatatgcatacatatagttatatatatatatatagttatatatatatatacatatatatatatatgtatatgtatgtatatatgtacatatatatgtatatatatatatatatactccatTAACTACACCTATAGATGCCCACTTTAGAAAAAACTTTACCTTCCCATCAAAATTTCTACAAAATGTTCGATGAGAACACAGATGGATATGAAGGAGCCTGCAACAGTGAATTAACTGCCCTCGAGGCTTTGAAAGGCAAAATGGGGGACCATGCTCAGGACATTATGAACGCCGCATGTTACGTTCACGGCGAACatcaaaaagaaggaagattgttccAAGAGGGAGCCTGCTATTTCCTCTACTTTTGGATTGGGCAAACATTATTTAGTAGTTCCAAAGTTACCGGAGTACAGGGAATCCTAAAATCTATATGTTCAGAACTGATGACCAAAATATTTAAGACTCATGGTTGTAAAGACATATGTGATGAAGTTGACAAAACCACATTCAATGATAGAAAAACAGTATTTGATTTCTTATATGACCATACTACTCTTCGTGAATTATTAAAGAATGGTGGATCGAACGTTATTGAGGAATGTTCAAGTTACATAGAAAAGGTCTAAACAGCAAAAGCGAAAGTGGAAGCGAGTTGTGAACAGCAAATTTATAAGCAAAAAGGTTACTGTCAAAATTTTCGGTTTGGAAATTGGCCCACCATTCAGATAGAACTGCACAAATTGGAAGATGCActaaaaaatgcacaacaACGTATAGCAAAGGAAGCACAATCCACACAATCCAAATTAGAAGAAGCCGTACGTTCTGCTACTACAacgtcttccctttcttccatctttgGCACCCTAGCAACAATAGGTGCccctttcttattatataaggtacaattaccacaacaaaatgaacaaaatatacatatatatacatacatatatattcctatatatatacatatacacatatatatgtacatatatatacttcatatatatatgtatatgaagtatatatTCCATCCTTTCCCCACCTCCCTTGCCGTTCCGTTACATTCCTCTTTAATTCAGTATGATCTTTTACCTTATGGAATAAAAAGCACCCTCTTTggacataataataaaagtagaagTATAAGGAAAAGATCAACATCccgacaacaacaacaacaagaaCAATTTGACGACTCTACCTCAGAAAGTGCTTCCAGAacaatatataatgatgatggtggaacagaatattccacagcaTCAGAATATGATGCATCACCACCATCATCTACCAGGAGGGGGACAagtaataaaaggaaacatcGGGGGCAACAAAGACAGCAACATCAGCAAAATGTAGCCTACCATCGCATATAATGTACACTTTAgggatgataaaaaaaataaccggGGAACAGAATTCATAGAGTGTGTAAGGAATTGaaggatatatttttctttcctattttgtCCTATTTTACactatttttgctttttttcttttttcatatattaattcaaagaaaaggaagaaaaaagagaaggaaggaaagggaataaaacaacaattccttcttcaggaaaaaagggaacattaccttccctcagaagggaaggaaaaggaacaacttcctccctccttgaggaaggaaaggaagaaatattacCTTTTCAACAAGGGGAGAAACTTCCCCAAAAAGAAGGTTCCCTTCCCAAGGGAACAACTTCCTAggtgggggaagggaaggaacataacATTGCCTTCCTAAATgggatgaaaaggaagaaagaagggaagtgAAAAACAATTCCCTCCTtgcggaaggaagggaacaacgTTCCCTCttgaggaaaggaaggtaccttccctgaagggaaggaaaggaacaattgtacctttaaaaattttaatctCCCCCTTCTTAAACACCTTCTTAAACCCTTTTAAACACCTTAAAACCCCTTGAGCACTTTAAGCACTTCGAGCAGTTTTAAAACGCTGAATTCTTTAAATTCATGTAACTCTCCCTTATTTCTATGAagcggaaagaaaaagaaaaatagaaatgaGCATATGAAGGTGTAAAAGTATAATATAAATTGAAGAaggtgaaaggaaagaaagctCAGATGAtagaatacatatgtactaTATAGGTGAATTACTCGTAAAGTACTTAtcataaaagggggggaaaaaaaaaaaggatggagCAAATTAGTATTACTGAATAGGCATaaacaaaagggggatggTGGGTGTACCATAAAAAGTAGTACTATAGAAAAATgagaacatatttttttctgaaatatataattcattGAACTCTTCGTACtgcatctttttttaatttatttcatGAATTCATATTCCTCAATGAGTACCGGAAAGCGTACACATTTgccagaggaaaaaagaaaaaagtactcCGTGTATAAACTGTTGTATCTGTTatgcgttaaaaaaaatttcccaatTAAACATTCTTCAAATACTAATAAgaaagtataaaataaatagtacATGTTATAGCATGtttttccacatatatatgttgaaaGGAACAATATTTTCTAGGTATGTGTACATGGACTAATAACGGAGAGGGAGGTgcgtgtataaaaaatagtaTAGTATTCCGAGTATTCCCGTATCATCCAATAATGCAGTGAATGAAGAACATATGAAAGTCcaacttctttccttctatttcgCTATTTCATAGCATATTTGCTCCTACGTTTggcttatatatgtgcacatctaATGATCTTGatacatgtgtatgcgtTATTATTACCTAAAGATTTAACAACGTATGTACAATtttgggggaaataaaaattcaataGGCACAATTATAGAACAAGCAGAAGTTCTTACAtacatcattttttaaattccaaatgtgaacacacatataatgaacacatttctgacttaaatttattatgtataaaagtatacacatatgtaaacAATGACACAAACGAAGGGGCAGGTACGGACGGttattccctttctttcttccatacATAGAATAGATAATATAATAGTGCTATGCACATACAATGCTTCCATGTACGCAGTGTAATAATGTAttgaaaggggggaaatgttCAAACACATAGGATTGTCATATTCTTCATTCATTGTATTTATAGGAAGGGGAACAATGTTTGGATGCATTACCTTCAAATCAAGCGTatgaaaatttcaaattGAACGGGAAATCCCACAGTAATAATGGATCCGTCAGTGGAATAAAAAGTGATCTCGAAAGTGCATTACAAGACAAACTGACGACTACTGATTGTGTAGGTGAAATAGCTGGTACCTGGTTTTACATAACGCAAATGATGAGAAACAGTGATCCATCCTATACAGATCGCTGTAATTTCTTCTATAATTGGTTGGGAGAAATCGTGTATGAGAAATTAAAGGAAACGGGACAGTTCCAAAAAACTATGAGTGATATATACACAACACTGGATAGTAAGTTCCCCAATGATAAGTGTAAAATTGTGGACCATAATCTTCCCGGAATTAGCTTTAATCATAGGAAAACAGTATTTGATTATTCTTACAACCATGGAACTATGGAAAATGAGTTCCTGGCAAGTAAGGCTGGTTGTGCAGAGGAATATTCACGTtacttggaaaaaattaatgcaGATTATGAATCTATAAAATCGTCCTGTTCGAGGCAAGGAACTAAACAATACTGTAGAGATCTTGGAAATATATTTCTTGATGATAACAGTCCAGAAAAGTTAAAAGCAAAATTTGACAAAAAGATTGAAGAGGAACGCGCAGCAAAGGTAAGAATAGCAAGGAACACACATCCTTAGTTTCTATATACCAAgtggatatatttttaataatatacacacacacatacatatacacacatacacatatatacacgcacatatatatacctacacacatgtacatacagacgtatatatacctatatacatatatacgtatgtatatacatatatatatttatttatatataccatatatatatctatatgtaTTTAATGTAGGTGTGCGtacccatatatatgtggaaaagCACATACTTGCATACTCTACGCTCTTtgctaatatatatatttttaggAGAAATGTTTCAAGGATTTACcctcacaaaaaatatacaatgcATTCGATGAAGGCAGAACGTGTACCATAGGGACGGATGGGCAGAAGTGTAATGGACAGAAGAAGGGGGACATAGAGTCAACGTTAAATTcatacaaatatattaaaGATGAGACATTAGCCAGGAAAATCGTGCAAAACTGGTGTTACATACACAACAAAGTGAACAGTAGCGATGTGTTCTATAAGGAACGTTGTcactttttctattattggttaggggacaAAGTGAAAGACAAGTTGCCTGAAGGTCACGCATTGTCAACTGCCATGAATAATATGCACAATCAACTACATAGATTCCAATGCAAGAATCAATGTGATAATCCATACCCTGATAATGATAGCTTGATCATTTTCGAGAATGGTAAAAAactattcgattattattataactaTGCTGCTCTTCAGAAAGGCACAGATTGTAATGCAACTTCATGCAGTTCAACATATGAGCAATATCTGAGCAAGGCCAAATCAGCATATTCAACTATAAATGGTATTTGTAATGGTAATAGTAGTGGTATCTATTGTACAGAATTTATGAGTAAGAttcaagaggaaaaaattaaggaaccAACAGATTTCATATGTAGATCAGTAGGCAAACCACAGAGCATGGTACTTGAAGCAACTTTACGTTCAAATGAGGGATTA
This genomic window contains:
- a CDS encoding KIR protein, which encodes MTQTKGQEGEQCLDALPSNQAYENFKLNGKSHSNNGSVSGIKSDLESALQDKLTTTDCVGEIAGTWFYITQMMRNSDPSYTDRCNFFYNWLGEIVYEKLKETGQFQKTMSDIYTTLDSKFPNDKCKIVDHNLPGISFNHRKTVFDYSYNHGTMENEFLASKAGCAEEYSRYLEKINADYESIKSSCSRQGTKQYCRDLGNIFLDDNSPEKLKAKFDKKIEEERAAKDLPSQKIYNAFDEGRTCTIGTDGQKCNGQKKGDIESTLNSYKYIKDETLARKIVQNWCYIHNKVNSSDVFYKERCHFFYYWLGDKVKDKLPEGHALSTAMNNMHNQLHRFQCKNQCDNPYPDNDSLIIFENGKKLFDYYYNYAALQKGTDCNATSCSSTYEQYLSKAKSAYSTINGICNGNSSGIYCTEFMSKIQEEKIKEPTDFICRSVGKPQSMKEHRIKEKKPKELKTKVKRQEHKIKERKLKVVVLLEASPLLLCLLVELPQ